One part of the Paenibacillus silvisoli genome encodes these proteins:
- a CDS encoding Gfo/Idh/MocA family protein translates to MSKRIIRFGVIGCGLMGKEFASAAARWLHLEGVAFEPRIVAVCDANPAAAEWFQRQVPSVERAYTDYKQLLADPDVEAVYCAVPHNLHAQIYVDIIAAGKHLLGEKPFGIDGDANARINEALAAHPEVVVRCSSEFPFFPGAQQIVEWVAEGRFGRIMEVEAGFWHSSDLDPTKPINWKRRIATNGEYGCMGDLGMHVLHLPMRFGWQPASVRALLSNIITERPDGKGDSVPCETWDNAILACDVKKADQRFPMVLSTKRIAPGHANTWFIRIQGTEMSAEYSTKNPKQVASLPYTPGKQQAWHTVDVPYKSAYGTITGGIFEFGFSDSILQMWAAFCDELVHGRDGMKQPFYCATPEEALGSHRLFTAALESERTGQTVAIDWRD, encoded by the coding sequence ATGAGCAAACGGATCATTCGGTTCGGGGTTATCGGCTGCGGCTTGATGGGGAAGGAGTTCGCCAGCGCGGCGGCACGGTGGCTGCATCTGGAGGGCGTCGCGTTCGAGCCGCGCATCGTGGCGGTTTGCGATGCGAACCCGGCTGCGGCGGAATGGTTTCAACGGCAGGTGCCGAGCGTGGAACGCGCGTATACCGACTACAAGCAGCTGCTCGCGGATCCGGACGTAGAGGCGGTCTATTGCGCGGTTCCGCACAATTTGCATGCGCAAATTTACGTGGACATCATTGCGGCCGGGAAGCATTTGCTGGGGGAAAAGCCTTTCGGCATCGACGGTGACGCGAACGCGCGCATCAATGAAGCGTTGGCCGCGCATCCGGAGGTCGTGGTGCGGTGCTCGTCGGAGTTTCCGTTTTTCCCGGGCGCGCAGCAAATTGTGGAGTGGGTGGCCGAAGGGCGGTTTGGCCGTATTATGGAGGTCGAAGCGGGCTTCTGGCATTCGAGCGATCTCGACCCGACGAAGCCGATCAACTGGAAGCGGCGCATCGCGACGAATGGCGAGTACGGCTGCATGGGCGATCTAGGCATGCATGTGCTGCATTTGCCGATGCGCTTTGGATGGCAGCCAGCGAGCGTGCGCGCGCTGCTGAGCAACATCATCACCGAGCGGCCGGACGGCAAAGGCGATTCCGTTCCGTGCGAAACGTGGGACAATGCGATTCTCGCCTGCGACGTTAAAAAGGCGGATCAGCGGTTTCCGATGGTGCTGTCAACGAAACGGATTGCGCCTGGGCATGCGAACACGTGGTTTATCCGCATTCAAGGCACGGAGATGTCGGCGGAGTACAGCACGAAGAATCCGAAGCAGGTCGCTTCGCTGCCCTACACGCCGGGTAAGCAGCAGGCTTGGCATACGGTGGATGTGCCGTATAAGTCGGCGTATGGCACGATTACGGGCGGCATTTTCGAGTTTGGCTTTTCCGATTCGATTTTGCAAATGTGGGCGGCATTCTGTGATGAGCTCGTGCACGGCAGGGACGGCATGAAGCAGCCGTTCTACTGCGCGACGCCGGAGGAGGCGCTTGGCAGCCATCGTCTATTCACGGCGGCGCTCGAATCCGAACGAACGGGGCAGACGGTCGCGATCGACTGGAGGGATTAG
- a CDS encoding D-lyxose/D-mannose family sugar isomerase, whose product MSVKRSEVRAAQQRTAQMFEQVGIVLTAEEREQIEVAAFGLEQLETQGLELITYINNDRYCAKELVLFPGQTCPEHLHPPVGADPGKLETFRCRYGKVWLYVEGEPTADIQATVPAGSEPYYTVFHEVELNPGEQYTIAPGTKHWFQAAGEGAIVSEFSSTSRDEFDIFTDPNVKRIPAIEEDV is encoded by the coding sequence ATGAGCGTGAAGAGAAGCGAGGTGCGCGCGGCGCAGCAGCGGACGGCGCAAATGTTTGAGCAGGTGGGCATTGTTTTGACGGCGGAGGAGCGGGAGCAAATCGAGGTCGCTGCCTTTGGCTTGGAGCAATTGGAGACGCAAGGGCTTGAACTCATCACTTACATCAATAATGACCGCTATTGCGCGAAGGAGCTGGTCCTGTTTCCGGGCCAAACCTGCCCGGAGCATCTGCATCCGCCGGTCGGCGCAGACCCCGGCAAGCTGGAGACGTTCCGCTGCCGTTACGGCAAGGTGTGGCTCTACGTCGAAGGCGAGCCGACAGCGGACATTCAAGCGACCGTACCCGCGGGCAGTGAGCCGTATTATACGGTGTTCCATGAGGTGGAGCTGAACCCGGGCGAGCAATATACGATTGCGCCGGGAACGAAGCACTGGTTCCAGGCTGCGGGGGAAGGGGCGATCGTGTCGGAGTTCTCCAGCACGAGCCGCGATGAATTTGATATTTTCACCGATCCGAACGTGAAGCGGATTCCGGCCATTGAGGAAGACGTTTAG
- a CDS encoding DUF420 domain-containing protein, translating to MSLYTLLPTISTSFIALSAILVAIGWNLAIKRRLESHKKVMLAGAASALLFFIIYVSRTIFVGNTDWGGSDELKPYYLVFLFFHIVLATVGAVFGITTLTLAFKEKFAKHRKWGRVTSVVWFFTAITGVTVYVLLYLLYPGGHTKPVLDVLFGG from the coding sequence TTGTCACTGTACACGCTTTTACCTACGATTAGTACATCGTTTATCGCACTGAGCGCAATCCTGGTTGCGATCGGCTGGAATCTCGCAATCAAGAGAAGGCTCGAGTCTCATAAAAAAGTCATGCTTGCCGGCGCGGCCTCCGCGCTGCTGTTCTTCATCATCTACGTGTCGCGCACCATCTTCGTCGGAAACACGGATTGGGGCGGCTCGGATGAGCTGAAGCCTTACTACCTGGTCTTCCTATTCTTCCACATCGTGCTCGCAACGGTCGGCGCGGTGTTCGGAATAACGACGTTGACGCTCGCGTTCAAAGAGAAGTTTGCGAAGCACCGCAAATGGGGGCGCGTAACGTCGGTCGTGTGGTTCTTCACGGCGATTACGGGAGTCACGGTCTATGTGCTGCTCTATTTGCTTTATCCGGGCGGCCATACGAAGCCGGTGCTGGATGTTTTGTTCGGCGGTTAA
- a CDS encoding aldose 1-epimerase family protein — protein sequence MNLHGRHYTRREIEARVGRIEQVGGIRKMMLTEGNEAGSTVLQVRTGAGLTFDVMPEKGLDISSASFGAGSLSWQSMNGDAHPAYYDDQGLGWLRTASGGLFMTCGLISAGSPSQVDGRAYGLHGRAHHTPARQVVAEAWWEGDEYELRIAGIIEETSMFGGHLRMRREIRCRLGENRVTIRDVVENAGFQPCPHMMLYHVNFGYPLLSEQSRILFPEGGKVVPREADLPVEGYDRWDAPDADYLERVYYHELPSSSGDGRAEVNIHQPAFPIAAGHEQPVDVRLSWKTDTLPKLVQWKMPGAGMHALGIEPSNCDVEGMDVERQRGSLVMLAPGASVTYEMELTVR from the coding sequence ATGAACTTACATGGACGGCATTATACGCGCAGGGAAATCGAAGCACGGGTAGGACGAATCGAACAAGTCGGCGGTATTCGCAAAATGATGCTGACGGAAGGAAATGAGGCCGGTTCAACGGTTCTGCAAGTTCGGACGGGAGCCGGACTAACGTTTGACGTCATGCCGGAAAAGGGACTCGATATTTCCTCGGCTTCGTTCGGAGCCGGTTCTTTATCCTGGCAGTCGATGAACGGCGATGCGCATCCGGCCTACTACGACGATCAAGGTCTTGGCTGGCTGCGCACCGCTTCGGGCGGATTGTTCATGACCTGCGGGCTCATTAGCGCCGGGTCGCCGAGTCAGGTGGATGGCCGGGCTTATGGTTTGCATGGCAGAGCGCATCATACGCCGGCAAGGCAGGTGGTGGCGGAAGCATGGTGGGAAGGCGACGAGTACGAGCTGCGCATCGCCGGCATTATCGAAGAGACATCGATGTTCGGCGGACATTTGCGGATGAGACGGGAGATTCGGTGCCGGTTGGGCGAGAATCGCGTGACGATCCGCGACGTCGTGGAGAACGCCGGGTTTCAGCCTTGTCCGCACATGATGCTGTATCATGTGAATTTCGGCTATCCGCTGCTTTCCGAGCAATCGCGCATCCTGTTCCCGGAAGGCGGCAAGGTTGTGCCGCGGGAAGCGGATTTGCCTGTTGAAGGCTATGACCGCTGGGATGCGCCGGATGCCGATTACCTAGAGCGCGTTTACTATCACGAGCTGCCTTCATCGAGCGGTGACGGCCGTGCAGAGGTAAACATCCATCAGCCGGCGTTCCCGATAGCCGCAGGGCATGAGCAGCCGGTTGACGTGCGGCTGAGCTGGAAGACGGATACGCTCCCGAAGCTGGTGCAATGGAAAATGCCGGGGGCGGGCATGCACGCGCTGGGCATCGAGCCATCGAACTGCGATGTGGAAGGCATGGACGTGGAGCGGCAGCGGGGCAGCCTGGTCATGCTTGCGCCAGGGGCATCGGTTACGTATGAAATGGAATTGACGGTACGCTAG
- a CDS encoding class I fructose-bisphosphate aldolase: MSSSSVKPRLNRMFSAQGKCFDVAVDHGFFNEASFLSGIENMKQAIETIVQANPDCIQLSVGQAKWLQEIPGKGKPGLVLRTDAANIYGTELPRFLFSELIDRAIEKAVALDAVAVCVNLLLLPGQPELHHQCVRNISLLKSECERYGMPLMVEPLVMLPNEAKGGYMVDGDINKIMPLIRQGVELGADVIKADPCDNVSEYHRVIEVASGVPVLVRGGGRASDEEIVNRTVELMKQGASGIVYGRNVIQHPNPAGMTNALMAIVHHGASAEEALAILGGKDASVE; encoded by the coding sequence ATGTCGTCATCGTCTGTGAAACCAAGGCTTAATCGGATGTTCAGCGCGCAAGGCAAATGTTTTGATGTGGCGGTTGATCACGGTTTTTTCAATGAAGCTTCATTCTTGTCGGGCATTGAAAATATGAAGCAAGCGATCGAGACGATTGTACAGGCGAACCCGGACTGCATCCAGCTCAGCGTCGGGCAGGCGAAATGGCTGCAAGAGATTCCGGGCAAAGGAAAGCCGGGGCTTGTGCTGCGGACCGATGCGGCCAATATTTATGGCACGGAGCTGCCGCGGTTTCTCTTCAGCGAGCTGATCGACCGCGCCATCGAGAAGGCGGTTGCGCTCGATGCGGTTGCGGTCTGCGTCAATTTGCTGCTGCTGCCGGGACAGCCGGAGCTGCACCATCAGTGCGTGCGCAATATTTCGCTGCTCAAGAGCGAGTGCGAACGGTATGGCATGCCGCTCATGGTCGAGCCGCTGGTCATGCTGCCGAATGAGGCGAAAGGCGGCTACATGGTCGACGGCGACATTAACAAAATTATGCCGCTCATCCGTCAAGGCGTGGAGCTCGGCGCAGACGTGATCAAAGCCGACCCGTGCGACAACGTCAGTGAATACCATCGCGTCATCGAGGTGGCGTCAGGGGTACCGGTCTTGGTACGCGGCGGCGGTCGGGCTAGCGACGAGGAAATCGTAAACCGCACGGTCGAGCTGATGAAGCAGGGCGCGTCCGGCATCGTGTACGGCCGTAACGTCATCCAACATCCGAATCCGGCCGGCATGACGAACGCGCTGATGGCGATCGTGCATCACGGCGCTTCGGCAGAAGAGGCGCTGGCCATTCTCGGCGGAAAGGATGCGAGCGTAGAATGA
- the ctaG gene encoding cytochrome c oxidase assembly factor CtaG, whose translation MLGLQYFSFEELWSPWFFFFMTALVILYFYLAGPWKEKHAPNDPRVTVLQKSFFVTGMVLYYLAQGGPLELLGHMMFTFHMVNMSLAYLIVPPMLLLGIPGYIWRYVFARPFWSKYRSLMNPIFTLVVFNMLFSVYHVPVVHDYVMTHFTIHRIYYLVLLVTSFMMWWQITCPVPEWNRLTDVRKMAYIFASGMLLTPACALIIFASHPMYATYNDPEVWAQAMGYCVAGDPNLLLTNFDGPTFFNLMGINEDQQLGGIIMKLVQEVMYGAILAYVFFHWYKKEHADSDDELPDSGALN comes from the coding sequence ATGCTCGGATTGCAATATTTCAGCTTTGAAGAGTTATGGAGCCCGTGGTTTTTCTTCTTCATGACAGCATTGGTTATTCTCTATTTCTACTTGGCTGGACCTTGGAAGGAAAAGCATGCGCCCAATGATCCACGTGTCACGGTGCTGCAAAAGTCGTTTTTCGTCACAGGAATGGTGCTATACTATTTGGCTCAAGGCGGGCCGCTTGAGCTGCTTGGCCATATGATGTTCACGTTCCACATGGTGAACATGTCCCTCGCGTATTTAATTGTGCCGCCGATGCTATTGCTCGGCATACCTGGCTATATATGGCGGTATGTGTTCGCCAGACCGTTCTGGTCGAAGTATCGGTCGCTCATGAATCCGATCTTCACGCTCGTCGTCTTTAACATGCTGTTCTCGGTGTATCATGTACCGGTCGTTCATGATTATGTCATGACGCATTTCACGATCCATCGAATCTACTATTTGGTATTGCTTGTCACTTCGTTTATGATGTGGTGGCAAATTACCTGCCCGGTACCGGAATGGAACCGGCTGACGGATGTTCGCAAAATGGCGTATATCTTCGCGAGCGGGATGCTGCTGACGCCGGCTTGCGCCTTGATTATTTTTGCCAGCCACCCGATGTATGCGACGTATAACGATCCGGAAGTATGGGCGCAGGCGATGGGGTATTGCGTTGCCGGCGATCCAAATTTGCTGCTTACCAACTTCGACGGACCTACCTTCTTCAACTTGATGGGGATCAACGAGGACCAGCAGCTGGGCGGCATAATTATGAAACTCGTGCAGGAAGTGATGTACGGCGCGATTCTCGCGTATGTCTTCTTCCATTGGTATAAGAAAGAGCATGCGGATTCCGACGATGAATTGCCGGATAGCGGCGCGCTCAATTAA
- a CDS encoding FAD-linked oxidase C-terminal domain-containing protein: MLHDTVKSKLRAIVGDRWFKDDPESLITHSYDGTPMLQSLPDGVIYPENTAQVSAIMKVLQEHRAPVVSRGSGTNLCGGTVPVEGGIVMVMHRMNRILEVDLENLTATVQPGLITKQFSTHVEGLGLFYPPDPGSMAISTIGGNIAECSGGLRGLKYGTTKDYVIGLEAVLANGEIIRTGGKLMKDVAGYDLTKLLVGSEGTLAVITEATLKLIPPPKTKKTMLAMYKDLYGAARTVSKIIENRIIPATLEFLDNPTIRVVDDFAKLGLPLDMDAILLIEQDGDPETVERDIALIADICRSENAERVSIAANDEEGLKLMTARRSAFTALARLRPTTILEDATVPRSKIAEMVLAINEIAARHQVTICTFGHAGDGNLHPTATTDARDKDEIHRVEQAFEEIFEAAIQLGGTITGEHGVGLVKAPYLEWKIGAAGIEMMRGIKLAFDPNNILNPGKMFAKASRKRVVLRHG, from the coding sequence ATGCTACACGACACGGTCAAAAGCAAGCTGCGCGCCATTGTCGGCGACCGATGGTTTAAAGATGATCCGGAATCGTTAATCACTCATTCCTACGATGGTACGCCGATGCTGCAGTCGCTGCCGGACGGCGTTATTTATCCCGAAAATACGGCGCAAGTATCGGCCATTATGAAGGTGCTGCAGGAGCATCGGGCACCCGTCGTCAGCCGCGGTTCCGGCACGAATCTGTGCGGCGGCACCGTTCCGGTGGAAGGCGGCATCGTCATGGTCATGCACCGGATGAACCGCATCCTCGAGGTCGATTTGGAAAATTTGACGGCTACCGTGCAGCCCGGCCTGATTACGAAGCAGTTCAGCACGCATGTCGAAGGACTCGGCCTGTTCTATCCGCCGGATCCGGGCAGCATGGCGATTTCGACGATCGGCGGCAATATCGCGGAGTGCTCGGGCGGTCTGCGCGGCCTCAAATACGGCACGACGAAGGATTACGTCATCGGCCTTGAAGCGGTGCTCGCCAACGGCGAAATTATTCGTACGGGCGGCAAGCTCATGAAGGACGTGGCCGGCTATGACCTGACGAAGCTGCTCGTCGGCTCGGAGGGAACGTTGGCCGTGATTACGGAAGCGACGCTGAAGCTCATCCCGCCGCCGAAGACGAAGAAAACGATGCTGGCGATGTACAAGGATTTATACGGCGCGGCGCGTACCGTCTCGAAGATTATCGAGAACCGCATCATTCCGGCGACGCTGGAATTTCTTGACAACCCGACGATTCGGGTCGTCGATGATTTTGCGAAGCTGGGGCTTCCGCTCGATATGGATGCGATTCTGCTCATCGAGCAGGACGGCGATCCCGAAACGGTGGAGCGGGACATCGCGCTCATTGCGGACATTTGCCGCAGCGAGAATGCGGAGCGCGTGAGCATCGCGGCGAATGATGAGGAAGGGCTCAAGCTGATGACCGCCCGCCGCAGCGCATTTACGGCATTGGCGCGGCTTCGCCCGACGACGATCCTGGAGGATGCAACGGTGCCGCGCTCGAAAATCGCCGAAATGGTGCTGGCGATCAACGAAATCGCCGCGAGGCATCAGGTCACGATCTGTACTTTCGGTCACGCCGGCGACGGAAACCTGCACCCGACGGCGACGACGGATGCGCGGGACAAGGATGAGATTCACCGCGTCGAGCAGGCGTTCGAGGAGATTTTCGAAGCGGCCATCCAGCTTGGGGGCACGATTACGGGCGAGCATGGCGTCGGCCTCGTGAAGGCGCCGTATTTGGAATGGAAGATCGGCGCGGCGGGCATCGAAATGATGCGGGGGATCAAGCTGGCTTTTGATCCGAACAATATTTTGAATCCGGGCAAAATGTTCGCCAAAGCGTCGCGCAAAAGGGTGGTGCTCCGCCATGGCTAA
- a CDS encoding carbohydrate kinase family protein, whose amino-acid sequence MTERLNAEVVVAGHICLDVIPAMQARKDGMGAILVPGKLVDIGAAVISTGGAVSNTGLALHRLGVAAKLMGKIGDDLFGGAILDVLQGYGKELAAGMIVAEGEHTSYTLVISPPNIDRIFLHCTGANDTFTADDLKVEALSGARLFHFGYPPLMRQMYAGGGEELAGLLARVKEAGLTVSLDLAKPDPESPAGQADWRSIFVKALPFVDVFLPSFEEILYMLRREEYDRLTAVHGTSDLLPFAEGLLLRELSGELLELGASIVGLKLGEHGLYLRTTDDRAKLEAMGAGAPPSVDAWLGRELLVPCFEVEVAGTTGAGDCTIAGFLAGLLKGLRPEDVLNGAVAVGACNVEHADATSGVPAWEAVQQRMAAGWRRRPVRLSLPGWRSGVEGDAAGRSLGVGVEGAVGEVSGFGVAGVEGVVGEARGVGVAGAVGEASGVGVASVEGVVGEASGFGVAGIWYGPEETFE is encoded by the coding sequence ATGACGGAACGGTTGAACGCGGAAGTCGTGGTTGCCGGCCATATTTGCTTGGACGTCATTCCCGCCATGCAGGCGAGGAAGGATGGGATGGGCGCGATTCTCGTGCCCGGCAAGCTGGTCGACATCGGCGCGGCGGTCATTTCGACGGGCGGGGCGGTGTCCAATACGGGGCTTGCGCTGCATCGGCTCGGCGTGGCGGCGAAGCTGATGGGGAAGATCGGCGACGATCTATTCGGCGGAGCGATATTGGATGTGCTGCAGGGATATGGGAAGGAGCTCGCGGCCGGCATGATCGTGGCGGAGGGTGAGCATACGTCGTACACGCTTGTCATCAGCCCGCCGAATATTGATCGTATTTTCCTGCATTGCACCGGCGCGAACGATACGTTTACCGCGGATGATTTGAAGGTGGAGGCGCTGTCCGGCGCGAGGCTGTTTCATTTCGGCTATCCGCCGCTGATGCGGCAAATGTATGCGGGCGGCGGGGAGGAGCTTGCCGGACTGCTTGCGCGCGTCAAGGAAGCGGGGCTGACGGTGTCGCTCGATTTGGCGAAGCCCGACCCGGAGTCGCCGGCAGGGCAGGCGGATTGGCGAAGCATTTTTGTGAAAGCGCTCCCTTTTGTGGATGTGTTTCTGCCGAGCTTCGAGGAGATCCTGTATATGCTTCGGCGCGAGGAGTATGACCGCTTGACGGCGGTGCACGGGACGAGCGATTTGCTGCCGTTCGCGGAAGGGCTGCTGCTGCGCGAGCTGTCCGGCGAACTGCTTGAGCTCGGCGCCTCAATCGTGGGCTTGAAGCTGGGCGAGCATGGGCTCTATTTGCGCACGACGGATGACCGCGCGAAGCTGGAGGCGATGGGTGCCGGAGCGCCGCCTTCCGTGGATGCGTGGCTCGGCCGCGAGCTGCTCGTTCCTTGCTTCGAGGTGGAGGTGGCGGGAACGACGGGAGCGGGCGATTGCACGATCGCGGGATTTTTGGCCGGCCTGCTGAAGGGGCTGCGGCCGGAGGACGTGCTGAACGGCGCGGTGGCGGTCGGCGCCTGCAACGTGGAGCATGCCGATGCGACCAGCGGCGTTCCCGCGTGGGAGGCGGTGCAGCAGCGCATGGCGGCCGGTTGGCGCAGGCGGCCGGTAAGGCTGTCGCTGCCGGGCTGGCGCAGCGGCGTGGAAGGCGATGCGGCGGGAAGGTCGCTTGGCGTTGGCGTGGAAGGCGCGGTCGGTGAAGTGAGTGGTTTCGGCGTGGCTGGCGTGGAAGGCGTGGTCGGTGAAGCACGTGGCGTCGGCGTGGCAGGCGCGGTCGGTGAAGCGAGTGGCGTCGGAGTAGCTAGCGTGGAAGGCGTGGTCGGTGAAGCGAGTGGTTTCGGCGTGGCTGGCATATGGTATGGACCGGAGGAAACATTCGAATAG
- a CDS encoding cytochrome C oxidase subunit IV family protein — translation MANQHSAAEEKKHHKHEGPKKHIIAFIASILLTIIAFAMVAAGEVNTSFIYIALVLMAFVQVFVQMAFWMHMKDRGHIFPIVGIMSGVVVVFTIVIMAEYWAWW, via the coding sequence ATGGCCAATCAACATTCCGCTGCAGAAGAGAAGAAGCATCACAAGCATGAAGGACCGAAGAAGCACATTATCGCCTTCATCGCCTCGATCTTGTTGACGATTATCGCATTCGCGATGGTTGCGGCAGGCGAGGTTAACACATCGTTCATCTATATCGCATTGGTATTGATGGCGTTTGTTCAGGTGTTCGTTCAAATGGCGTTCTGGATGCATATGAAGGATCGCGGCCACATTTTCCCGATCGTAGGCATCATGTCCGGCGTTGTCGTTGTATTCACGATTGTCATCATGGCCGAATATTGGGCTTGGTGGTAA
- a CDS encoding FadR/GntR family transcriptional regulator translates to MNERPLKSYEWVARELYNRITVSSALQPGDKLPSVVDLAAEYGVGRSTIREALSALKAQGLLDIRQGGGTYVKSTQPQPDEAPLIKEEWLDRADSLLQLLEVRKVLETGCASLAARHRSADDLAAMHETLRHMEERLADEAYSEQADVLLHEQIAAASHNPMLVELMKSLSQRLHESMRDTRSLWFYAERQSARRLLDEHAAIIEAIGQQEEALAASRMEVHLAKVEQVLRDKIGSL, encoded by the coding sequence ATGAACGAACGACCGCTTAAGAGCTACGAATGGGTAGCCCGCGAGCTCTATAATCGTATCACGGTCTCCAGCGCGCTTCAGCCCGGGGACAAGCTCCCTTCCGTCGTGGACCTGGCCGCCGAATACGGCGTCGGACGTTCCACGATCCGCGAAGCGCTAAGCGCCCTGAAAGCGCAGGGGCTCCTGGACATCCGCCAAGGCGGCGGCACCTATGTCAAATCGACGCAGCCGCAGCCGGACGAGGCACCTCTGATAAAAGAAGAATGGCTCGACCGCGCCGATTCCCTCCTTCAGCTGCTCGAAGTGCGCAAAGTGCTCGAAACCGGCTGCGCCTCGCTCGCCGCAAGGCATCGCAGCGCCGACGATCTTGCTGCCATGCATGAAACGCTTCGGCACATGGAGGAGCGCCTCGCCGACGAAGCTTACAGCGAGCAGGCCGACGTGCTGCTTCACGAGCAAATAGCCGCCGCCTCGCATAACCCGATGCTGGTCGAGCTTATGAAGTCGCTGTCGCAGCGGCTTCATGAAAGCATGCGGGATACGCGCTCCCTCTGGTTCTACGCCGAGCGGCAATCCGCGCGCCGCCTGCTCGACGAGCATGCCGCCATCATCGAGGCGATCGGCCAGCAGGAGGAAGCGCTTGCCGCCTCGCGCATGGAAGTCCATCTCGCCAAAGTCGAGCAGGTGCTGCGCGACAAAATCGGCTCGCTTTAG
- a CDS encoding cytochrome (ubi)quinol oxidase subunit III: protein MSGHTHVDGKLPHEPEKATLEGRNKVLGFWLFLGGETVLFGTLFSAYLALRHQVGDGNPTPMELFDLKTVAIATFILLTSSLTSVFAIQSMHTNKVTSMIWWLIITVLFGLGFLGLEIYEFTHYVHEGHKFSTSAFSTSFYTLVGFHGAHVLFGVLWISLLIAQIFKKGLTVVTAPKIYVAGMYWHFIDVVWVFIFTVVYLMGKVG from the coding sequence ATGAGCGGACATACACATGTAGACGGTAAACTCCCTCATGAGCCTGAAAAGGCAACGCTCGAGGGACGCAATAAAGTTCTTGGCTTCTGGCTGTTCCTTGGCGGCGAGACGGTATTGTTCGGTACGCTCTTCTCGGCGTACCTGGCACTTCGTCACCAAGTCGGCGACGGCAACCCGACGCCGATGGAATTGTTCGATCTGAAAACCGTTGCGATCGCAACGTTCATCTTGTTGACTTCTTCGCTTACGAGCGTATTCGCGATCCAATCGATGCACACGAACAAAGTGACGTCGATGATCTGGTGGCTCATCATTACCGTATTGTTCGGTCTTGGGTTCTTGGGCCTTGAGATTTACGAGTTCACGCACTACGTTCACGAAGGACACAAGTTCTCGACGAGCGCGTTCAGTACATCGTTCTATACGCTGGTCGGCTTCCACGGCGCCCACGTGTTGTTCGGGGTACTCTGGATTTCGCTTCTGATCGCGCAAATCTTCAAAAAAGGCTTGACTGTAGTTACGGCTCCTAAGATATATGTTGCCGGTATGTACTGGCACTTTATCGACGTCGTGTGGGTTTTCATCTTCACCGTCGTTTACTTGATGGGAAAGGTGGGCTAA
- a CDS encoding DeoR/GlpR family DNA-binding transcription regulator: MNMNERQQQLLELLESSGEVKVAGLKETFGVTEMTIRRDLEKLELAGFVKRTFGGAILASKDVALQERSVVMTDEKSRIGRAAAALVQENDSIFIDGGTTTLYIARHLKPGKNITVVTNALNIALELLEKGITTVVTGGMALETTSTLVGPGTVEAIAKMAFDRVFLGATGITAKHGFSNSNMYEAEIKRMAIRQAAEVNVVVDRTKFGAKELFSFAALSEAHRIVCDRLPEPDLLLACQESGVELLEA, translated from the coding sequence ATGAACATGAACGAGAGACAGCAGCAGCTGCTCGAGCTGCTGGAGAGCAGCGGCGAAGTGAAGGTTGCCGGACTGAAGGAAACGTTCGGCGTTACGGAAATGACGATCCGCCGCGACCTCGAGAAGCTGGAGCTGGCCGGCTTTGTGAAGCGGACGTTCGGCGGCGCGATACTGGCTTCGAAGGATGTCGCGCTGCAGGAGCGATCGGTCGTCATGACCGACGAGAAGAGCCGAATCGGACGGGCGGCAGCCGCGCTTGTGCAGGAGAACGACTCGATCTTTATCGATGGCGGCACGACGACGCTGTATATTGCGCGTCATTTGAAGCCCGGCAAAAACATTACGGTTGTTACGAATGCGCTGAACATCGCTCTCGAGCTGCTGGAGAAAGGCATTACGACGGTTGTAACGGGAGGCATGGCGCTCGAGACAACCTCGACGCTCGTAGGGCCGGGCACGGTGGAGGCGATCGCGAAGATGGCGTTCGACCGCGTTTTTCTAGGCGCGACGGGCATTACGGCAAAGCATGGCTTCAGCAACTCGAACATGTACGAGGCGGAAATTAAACGAATGGCGATCAGGCAGGCGGCGGAGGTCAATGTCGTGGTCGACCGGACCAAGTTCGGCGCGAAGGAGCTGTTCTCGTTTGCCGCGCTGAGCGAGGCGCACCGAATTGTGTGCGACCGGCTGCCTGAGCCGGATTTGCTGCTGGCTTGCCAGGAAAGCGGAGTGGAGCTGTTGGAGGCATAG